In Agromyces sp. G08B096, a genomic segment contains:
- a CDS encoding sugar ABC transporter permease, whose amino-acid sequence MADTVTTAPRALRTTIERRRPGALAVWRGRLPGLIMGGPAVLVFLAMFIIPMFLAFVLSFTDWNGYSLNFNFLGFENYEHAFRNPRTVDAAIFTAVVAFFGTILCNGVGLATAALISGPGRANTVMRTVFFYPYIISSLIIGFIWSAMLAPEGVVNSLLGGVGIPPLPFLTDVTFAKASIILTIVWSHFGFNMILFLAGIKSVPVEYYEAATVDGATRWQQFRNVTLPLIAPVVTVNLVLTLVGLLKVYDVVLALTNGGPAGSTQTIVFQILNDSFANADLGFGAAQSVILLIVTAVLGLGVTLARRGSEKKVAD is encoded by the coding sequence ATGGCTGACACCGTGACCACCGCGCCCCGCGCCCTGCGCACCACGATCGAGCGGCGCCGCCCGGGCGCGCTCGCCGTCTGGCGCGGCCGCCTGCCGGGCCTCATCATGGGCGGGCCGGCCGTCCTGGTCTTCCTCGCGATGTTCATCATCCCGATGTTCCTCGCGTTCGTGCTGAGCTTCACCGACTGGAACGGCTACAGCCTCAACTTCAACTTCCTCGGGTTCGAGAACTACGAGCACGCGTTCCGCAACCCGCGCACCGTCGACGCCGCCATCTTCACCGCCGTCGTCGCGTTCTTCGGCACCATCCTCTGCAACGGCGTGGGCCTCGCGACCGCGGCCCTCATCTCCGGCCCCGGCCGGGCGAACACCGTCATGCGCACCGTGTTCTTCTACCCCTACATCATCAGCTCGCTGATCATCGGCTTCATCTGGTCGGCGATGCTCGCGCCCGAGGGCGTCGTCAACAGCCTCCTCGGCGGCGTCGGCATCCCGCCGCTGCCGTTCCTCACCGATGTGACGTTCGCGAAGGCGAGCATCATCCTCACCATCGTGTGGTCGCACTTCGGGTTCAACATGATCCTGTTCCTCGCGGGCATCAAGTCGGTGCCCGTCGAGTACTACGAGGCGGCGACCGTCGACGGGGCGACGCGCTGGCAGCAGTTCCGGAACGTGACGCTGCCCCTCATCGCACCGGTCGTCACCGTCAATCTCGTGCTCACCCTGGTCGGCCTCCTGAAGGTCTACGACGTCGTCCTCGCCCTGACGAACGGCGGCCCGGCCGGCTCGACGCAGACGATCGTGTTCCAGATCCTCAACGACTCCTTCGCCAACGCCGACCTCGGCTTCGGCGCCGCCCAGTCCGTGATCCTGCTCATCGTCACCGCCGTGCTCGGCCTCGGCGTGACCCTCGCCCGACGCGGCTCCGAGAAGAAGGTGGCCGACTGA
- a CDS encoding ABC transporter substrate-binding protein yields the protein MITTRTIAAGAAVAVTALALSACSSPGASEESGDVELRVLVNVTPNLTEEWWNELVAPFEEANPDIDVVIQNPGAEGVAAAVPRLLAAGDAPDIVQSQAPSVELAPELVDLSEYEWASEGPLADQYSIDGKYYMAGIGVQLQSLMFYNKQAFADAGITEPPTTLDELDDALAKLKAAGWETPIQTGGDWMSSHVLQAVGLPSIIAEYPDWFQEMSDGELTFSETYGPAVERYADWVAKGYIPKDALGVKYPDAEQNFLAGGSAIYPMGSWFAGTEAKTPDAPEIGVFRAPAEDGIDNPAMGANIASPYFIMKASKHQDAAAKLLEYLTTDEDAVVSQLEVDGNFRDGYEYETTALGQELGAIVADTPASDYTPTGGGYGERKLPNGYSDEINAQTQALIGGTPAADVLSSMDAWFAANAN from the coding sequence ATGATCACCACCCGCACCATCGCCGCCGGCGCCGCCGTCGCGGTCACCGCGCTCGCCCTGAGCGCCTGCTCATCGCCAGGCGCGAGCGAGGAGAGCGGAGACGTCGAGCTCCGCGTGCTCGTCAACGTCACCCCCAACCTCACCGAGGAATGGTGGAACGAGCTCGTCGCCCCGTTCGAAGAGGCCAACCCCGACATCGACGTCGTCATCCAGAACCCGGGCGCTGAGGGCGTCGCGGCCGCGGTCCCGCGCCTGCTCGCCGCCGGCGACGCCCCCGACATCGTCCAGTCGCAGGCCCCGTCGGTCGAACTCGCCCCCGAGCTCGTCGACCTGTCCGAGTACGAGTGGGCCTCCGAGGGCCCCCTCGCCGACCAGTACTCCATCGACGGCAAGTACTACATGGCCGGCATCGGCGTGCAGCTGCAGAGCCTGATGTTCTACAACAAGCAGGCCTTCGCCGACGCGGGCATCACCGAGCCGCCGACGACCCTCGACGAGCTCGACGACGCCCTCGCGAAGCTCAAGGCCGCGGGCTGGGAGACGCCTATCCAGACGGGCGGCGACTGGATGTCGAGCCACGTGCTGCAGGCGGTCGGGCTGCCCTCGATCATCGCCGAGTACCCCGACTGGTTCCAGGAGATGAGCGACGGCGAACTCACGTTCAGCGAGACCTACGGCCCCGCGGTCGAGCGCTACGCCGACTGGGTGGCGAAGGGCTACATCCCGAAGGACGCGCTCGGCGTGAAGTACCCCGACGCCGAGCAGAACTTCCTCGCCGGCGGCTCCGCGATCTACCCGATGGGCAGCTGGTTCGCCGGCACCGAGGCGAAGACGCCGGATGCCCCCGAGATCGGCGTGTTCCGCGCGCCGGCCGAAGACGGCATCGACAACCCGGCCATGGGCGCCAACATCGCGAGCCCCTACTTCATCATGAAGGCCTCCAAGCACCAGGACGCCGCGGCGAAGCTGCTCGAGTACCTCACCACCGACGAGGACGCGGTCGTCTCCCAGCTCGAGGTCGACGGCAACTTCCGCGACGGCTACGAGTACGAGACCACCGCGCTCGGCCAGGAGCTCGGCGCGATCGTCGCCGACACCCCCGCCAGCGACTACACCCCGACCGGCGGCGGCTACGGCGAGCGCAAGCTCCCCAACGGCTACTCCGACGAGATCAACGCCCAGACGCAGGCCCTCATCGGCGGCACGCCCGCCGCAGACGTCCTGTCGTCGATGGACGCGTGGTTCGCGGCGAACGCGAACTGA
- a CDS encoding GntR family transcriptional regulator, with protein MSDSLSAIPGLQRGLLSDQIYDLIKQMIKDASLAPGEQLVESQLARKLEVSQAPVRDALKRLAHEGLVTHVRHQGNFVATYSDEEAEQAKVARAALEELAGRLACGRLDDEDRARLNATIDEMHRAADAENLIEFRELDFVFHRAVIEASGNAYLPKMWDIVEPSLRSMQMLGDPKFAGDWHVVAEWHRNLLEVLEGGDADHAAELFRAHAAGRLLGEEPAGA; from the coding sequence ATGTCCGACTCGCTGAGCGCCATCCCGGGGCTGCAGCGCGGCCTGCTCTCCGACCAGATCTACGACCTGATCAAGCAGATGATCAAGGATGCCTCGCTGGCGCCAGGCGAGCAGCTCGTCGAGTCGCAGCTCGCCCGCAAGCTCGAGGTCAGCCAGGCGCCCGTGCGCGACGCGCTCAAGCGGCTGGCGCACGAGGGGCTCGTCACGCACGTCCGGCACCAGGGCAACTTCGTCGCCACCTACTCGGACGAGGAGGCCGAGCAGGCGAAGGTCGCCCGGGCCGCGCTCGAAGAGCTCGCCGGCCGGCTCGCCTGCGGTCGCCTCGACGACGAAGACCGCGCGCGCCTGAACGCCACCATCGACGAGATGCACCGCGCCGCCGACGCGGAGAACCTCATCGAGTTCCGCGAGCTCGACTTCGTGTTCCACCGCGCCGTCATCGAGGCGAGCGGCAACGCGTACCTGCCGAAGATGTGGGACATCGTCGAGCCGAGCCTCCGTTCGATGCAGATGCTCGGCGACCCGAAGTTCGCGGGCGACTGGCACGTCGTCGCCGAGTGGCACCGCAACCTGCTCGAGGTGCTGGAGGGCGGCGACGCCGATCACGCCGCCGAGCTGTTCCGGGCGCACGCGGCCGGGCGGCTGCTGGGCGAGGAGCCGGCCGGCGCCTAG
- a CDS encoding beta-galactosidase family protein, whose amino-acid sequence MSVTSRFAIGETDFELAGQPVRIIAGALHYFRVHPDLWADRIRKARLMGLNTIETYVAWNQHEPRRGEWVADDGLDLGRFLDLVAAEGLHAIVRPGPYICAEFDNGGLPAWLFRDPEVGVRRAEPRYLDAVSAYLRRVYEIVAPRQIDAGGPVVLVQIENEYGAYGNDPAYLRHLVEVTREAGITVPLTTIDQPTPEMLAAGSLPGLHLTGSFGSRAVERMATLRQFQPTGPLVCMEFWCGWFDDWGSHHHLTDAAASAAELDAILAAGGSVNIYMFHGGTNFGLTSGANDKGRYAPITTSYDYDAPLDESGHPTEKYFAFREVIARYAPVPDEVPPPRPAAPALEAPLRPGPALLEVADALGEASDHDRMPTFDDLAHDRGLAIFTTRLDRGGPATLTVGEEVRDRAWVLVDRVPVGVLARDAHERAITLPEARGELAIVVEDQGRVDYGPRIGEHKGLIGGVRLDGLEVTGWRARPLDLRRLADGARGAGASRDADGSAAPGRFAAGPAYATARFELDAPADLYLDTLDWGKGLVWVNGFLLGRYWRRGPQRTLIVPSPVTRAGANELVVLEFEAFADPVVRFVAGPMLGHTEI is encoded by the coding sequence GTGAGCGTCACCTCCCGCTTCGCCATCGGCGAGACCGACTTCGAGCTCGCCGGGCAGCCGGTCCGCATCATCGCCGGCGCCCTGCACTACTTCCGGGTGCACCCCGACCTCTGGGCCGATCGGATCCGCAAGGCGCGCCTCATGGGGCTGAACACCATCGAGACCTACGTCGCGTGGAACCAGCACGAGCCGCGGCGCGGCGAGTGGGTCGCCGACGACGGCCTCGACCTCGGCCGCTTCCTCGACCTCGTCGCGGCCGAGGGGCTGCACGCCATCGTCCGCCCCGGGCCGTACATCTGCGCCGAGTTCGACAACGGCGGGCTGCCGGCCTGGCTGTTCCGCGACCCCGAGGTGGGCGTGCGGCGTGCGGAGCCCCGCTACCTCGACGCCGTGTCGGCGTACCTCCGCAGGGTCTACGAGATCGTGGCGCCGCGGCAGATCGACGCCGGAGGCCCGGTCGTGCTCGTGCAGATCGAGAACGAGTACGGCGCGTACGGCAACGACCCGGCGTACCTCCGGCACCTGGTCGAGGTCACGCGCGAGGCGGGCATCACGGTGCCGCTCACCACGATCGACCAGCCGACGCCCGAGATGCTCGCGGCCGGCAGCCTGCCCGGGCTGCACCTCACCGGCTCCTTCGGCTCGCGCGCGGTCGAGCGGATGGCGACGCTCCGGCAGTTCCAGCCCACCGGGCCGCTCGTCTGCATGGAGTTCTGGTGCGGCTGGTTCGACGACTGGGGCTCGCACCACCACCTCACGGACGCCGCGGCCTCGGCGGCCGAGCTCGACGCGATCCTCGCGGCCGGCGGCTCGGTGAACATCTACATGTTCCACGGCGGCACGAACTTCGGTCTCACGAGCGGCGCGAACGACAAGGGCCGCTACGCGCCCATCACGACAAGCTACGACTACGACGCACCGCTCGACGAGAGCGGGCACCCGACGGAGAAGTACTTCGCCTTCCGCGAGGTCATCGCGCGCTACGCGCCCGTCCCCGACGAGGTGCCGCCGCCACGCCCGGCCGCGCCGGCGCTCGAGGCGCCGCTCCGCCCCGGCCCGGCGCTGCTCGAGGTCGCCGACGCGCTCGGCGAGGCATCTGATCACGACCGCATGCCGACCTTCGACGACCTCGCGCACGACCGCGGGCTGGCGATCTTCACGACTCGCCTCGACCGCGGCGGCCCGGCCACCCTCACCGTCGGCGAGGAGGTGCGCGACCGCGCCTGGGTGCTCGTCGACCGTGTGCCGGTCGGCGTGCTGGCCCGCGACGCGCACGAACGCGCGATCACGCTGCCCGAGGCGCGAGGCGAACTCGCCATCGTGGTCGAAGACCAGGGACGCGTCGACTACGGTCCCCGCATCGGCGAGCACAAGGGCCTCATCGGCGGGGTGCGGCTCGACGGGCTCGAGGTCACCGGCTGGCGGGCGAGGCCGCTCGACCTCCGGCGGCTCGCGGACGGTGCGCGTGGAGCGGGCGCCAGTCGCGACGCAGACGGTTCGGCGGCGCCCGGCCGCTTCGCCGCCGGACCGGCGTACGCGACCGCGCGGTTCGAACTGGATGCGCCCGCCGATCTGTACCTCGACACGCTGGACTGGGGCAAGGGCCTCGTCTGGGTCAACGGCTTCCTGCTCGGCCGGTACTGGCGCCGCGGTCCGCAGCGCACGCTGATCGTGCCGTCGCCCGTCACCAGGGCGGGGGCGAACGAGCTCGTCGTGCTCGAGTTCGAGGCGTTCGCCGACCCGGTCGTGCGGTTCGTCGCGGGGCCGATGCTGGGGCACACCGAGATCTGA
- a CDS encoding ribonuclease activity regulator RraA, whose protein sequence is MSDSVTRLVRPPFSLPVRGDEYTRPTAGELERLQRVSSATACAKLHGLGIRHSFVDGPRPLSPGQRVVGSALTLQFMPQREDLASGLGQEYVERHTALWAVMETVQPGDVLVIQAYGSRFSGVIGDILARYFKRKGGAGIVVDGRIRDSGRIRELGIPVWSTGTTPHYASQSELFPWGYDVPVAVGGALCLPGDIVVADDDGPVIVPQAMADAVITDAQDHEDWEVFSRQRLDEGARLSDYYPLTPDTREEYEAWRSGRVSGL, encoded by the coding sequence ATGTCTGATTCCGTCACCCGGCTCGTCCGGCCGCCGTTCTCGCTGCCCGTCCGCGGCGACGAGTACACCCGGCCCACGGCCGGCGAGCTCGAGCGCCTCCAGCGGGTGTCGTCGGCCACCGCGTGCGCGAAGCTGCACGGCCTCGGCATCCGGCACTCCTTCGTCGACGGGCCGCGCCCGCTGAGCCCGGGCCAGCGGGTCGTGGGCTCCGCGCTCACGCTGCAGTTCATGCCGCAGCGCGAAGACCTCGCCTCGGGCCTCGGGCAGGAGTACGTCGAGCGCCACACCGCGCTCTGGGCCGTGATGGAGACCGTGCAGCCCGGCGATGTGCTCGTGATCCAGGCCTACGGCAGCCGCTTCTCCGGCGTCATCGGCGACATCCTCGCCCGCTACTTCAAGCGCAAGGGCGGCGCGGGCATCGTCGTCGACGGCCGCATCCGCGACTCGGGCCGAATCCGCGAGCTCGGCATCCCCGTCTGGTCGACGGGGACGACGCCGCACTACGCGTCGCAGTCCGAGCTCTTCCCGTGGGGGTACGACGTGCCGGTCGCCGTCGGCGGCGCACTCTGCCTGCCGGGCGACATCGTCGTGGCCGACGACGACGGCCCCGTGATCGTGCCGCAGGCGATGGCCGACGCGGTCATCACCGACGCGCAGGACCATGAGGACTGGGAGGTCTTCAGCCGGCAGCGTCTCGACGAGGGCGCCCGCCTCAGCGACTACTACCCGCTCACCCCCGACACGCGTGAGGAGTACGAGGCATGGCGTTCCGGGCGAGTCTCCGGCCTCTGA
- a CDS encoding siderophore-interacting protein → MASSNITVTHAETGVVTAEVVGARQISPHFVRLTVAGDELAGWRHLGFDQWFRLAVPTSDHTRFDNLSDTYDMAGYLKYLTLPRATRPVIRNYTVREFRPEVRELDIDFVVHGDDGVAGPWAQSLPLGASVALIDQGCGFTPADADRTLLVGDDTALPAVVGILRDLPRGARGDALVELADLDDRQPVDAPEGVEVHWIVRRPDQAPGEAALAHLRELPAFEGTLTAFAAGESKLATGTRRHLVNDRGVPKTDVTFCGYWRAR, encoded by the coding sequence ATGGCGTCGAGCAACATCACCGTGACCCACGCCGAGACCGGTGTCGTGACCGCCGAGGTCGTCGGGGCCCGCCAGATCTCGCCGCACTTCGTGCGGTTGACGGTCGCGGGCGACGAGCTCGCCGGCTGGCGTCACCTCGGCTTCGACCAGTGGTTCCGGCTCGCCGTGCCCACCTCCGACCACACGCGGTTCGACAATCTGTCCGACACGTACGACATGGCCGGGTACCTGAAGTACCTCACCCTGCCGCGCGCGACCCGGCCCGTCATCCGCAACTACACCGTGCGCGAGTTCCGGCCGGAGGTTCGCGAGCTCGACATCGACTTCGTCGTCCACGGCGACGACGGGGTGGCGGGCCCCTGGGCGCAGAGCCTGCCCCTCGGGGCATCCGTCGCGCTCATCGATCAGGGCTGCGGCTTCACGCCCGCAGACGCCGATCGCACGCTCCTCGTCGGCGACGACACCGCGCTGCCCGCCGTCGTCGGGATCCTGCGCGACCTCCCGCGCGGTGCGCGCGGCGACGCGCTCGTCGAGCTCGCCGACCTCGACGACCGGCAGCCGGTGGACGCTCCCGAGGGGGTGGAGGTGCACTGGATCGTGCGCCGCCCCGACCAGGCGCCCGGCGAGGCCGCGCTCGCCCACCTCCGGGAGCTGCCCGCCTTCGAGGGCACGCTCACCGCCTTCGCGGCGGGGGAGTCGAAGCTCGCCACCGGGACGAGGCGCCACCTCGTCAACGATCGCGGGGTGCCCAAGACCGACGTGACGTTCTGCGGGTACTGGCGCGCGCGCTGA
- a CDS encoding GDSL-type esterase/lipase family protein yields MPHPARLVFIGDSITDCGRDRSDARSYGDGYVSLIVDALAGRGTGEEVLNLGIAGDRAVDLERRWQTELIPAAPDVLTVYVGVNDMWRRFDRDDETTAEAFEATCRRLLDAARAARAPRLILVEPFLVPVRDEQRAWLDDLDGKRAVVAKLAGEYGAAFVALHQPMTDAAAEAAPADLAPDGVHPTPRGHRLIADAWLAAYDGGR; encoded by the coding sequence ATGCCCCACCCCGCCCGGCTCGTCTTCATCGGCGACTCGATCACCGACTGCGGCCGCGACCGATCCGACGCCCGTTCCTACGGCGACGGCTACGTGAGCCTCATCGTCGACGCGCTCGCCGGACGCGGCACGGGCGAGGAGGTGCTGAACCTCGGCATCGCGGGCGATCGTGCGGTCGACCTCGAGCGCCGGTGGCAGACCGAGCTGATCCCGGCCGCGCCCGACGTGCTCACCGTCTACGTCGGCGTGAACGACATGTGGCGCCGCTTCGACCGCGACGACGAGACGACCGCCGAGGCCTTCGAGGCGACCTGCCGCCGGCTCCTCGACGCGGCACGCGCGGCCCGAGCCCCGCGGCTCATCCTCGTCGAACCCTTCCTCGTCCCCGTGCGCGACGAGCAGCGGGCGTGGCTCGACGACCTCGACGGCAAGCGAGCCGTCGTCGCGAAGCTCGCGGGCGAGTACGGCGCCGCATTCGTCGCCCTGCACCAGCCGATGACGGATGCCGCGGCCGAGGCAGCTCCGGCCGACCTCGCCCCCGACGGCGTGCACCCCACCCCGCGCGGCCACCGGCTCATCGCCGACGCGTGGCTCGCCGCGTACGACGGCGGACGCTGA
- a CDS encoding aldo/keto reductase: protein MAFRASLRPLSDGAGRPADAAAGGVPGAAAPDWLGLGCAPIGNLYAPVAEADADATIAEALARGIRFFDTAPHYGAGVSEQRLGRSLAGTPRADVVIATKVGRQVVDADGLPVAPGATGVDTIGDLSRDGVLRSLEGSLARLGTDRIDLLYLHDPADVDEALRGAMPELERLRDEGVVRAIGIGMVRTAPLTRFARESSPDVIMVAGRTTLLDRTAELDLLPAARERGIGIVAAGVFNSGVLADPAGSPWFDYKPAPDALVRRARALEALCLAHGVELRHAAARFALRLDPVEAVVVGARTADEVRDLADGAAAAIPDELWAELEAVTAGAAPEAVAPAPPTAPVR from the coding sequence ATGGCGTTCCGGGCGAGTCTCCGGCCTCTGAGCGACGGCGCGGGCCGCCCGGCTGATGCCGCAGCAGGCGGCGTCCCGGGCGCCGCCGCTCCCGACTGGCTCGGGCTCGGCTGCGCGCCGATCGGCAACCTCTACGCGCCCGTCGCGGAGGCCGACGCCGACGCGACGATCGCGGAGGCGCTGGCGCGGGGCATCCGCTTCTTCGACACGGCGCCGCACTACGGCGCCGGCGTCAGCGAGCAGCGGCTCGGCCGCTCCCTCGCCGGCACCCCGCGCGCCGACGTCGTGATCGCCACGAAGGTCGGCCGTCAGGTGGTCGACGCCGACGGACTGCCGGTCGCGCCGGGCGCGACGGGCGTCGACACGATCGGCGATCTCAGCCGCGACGGCGTGCTGCGCAGCCTGGAGGGCAGCCTCGCCCGGCTCGGCACCGACCGCATCGACCTGCTCTACCTGCACGACCCGGCGGATGTGGACGAGGCGCTTCGCGGCGCCATGCCCGAGCTCGAGCGGCTCCGCGATGAGGGCGTGGTGCGGGCCATCGGCATCGGCATGGTCCGGACGGCACCGCTCACGCGGTTCGCCCGCGAGAGCTCGCCCGATGTGATCATGGTCGCCGGGCGCACGACGCTGCTCGACCGGACTGCCGAGCTCGACCTGCTGCCCGCCGCACGTGAACGCGGCATCGGCATCGTCGCCGCGGGGGTGTTCAACTCGGGCGTCCTCGCCGATCCGGCGGGCTCGCCGTGGTTCGACTACAAGCCGGCGCCCGACGCGCTGGTTCGGCGCGCGCGTGCGCTCGAGGCGCTCTGCCTCGCGCACGGCGTCGAGCTCCGCCACGCGGCCGCACGCTTCGCCCTGCGCCTCGACCCGGTCGAGGCCGTCGTCGTCGGCGCGCGCACCGCCGACGAGGTCCGCGATCTCGCCGACGGGGCGGCGGCCGCGATCCCCGACGAGCTGTGGGCCGAGCTCGAGGCTGTGACGGCCGGCGCGGCTCCGGAGGCCGTGGCGCCCGCTCCCCCGACGGCACCGGTCCGATGA
- a CDS encoding carbohydrate ABC transporter permease, protein MTTTTQTSVNPAAEVLLTDPDELGAKRRFRLRRRSPRPPAGTKIRTSLVGAIVKWVLLGAGAIVMLVPFYIMVISAFKPQEAIIRDPLMISPATFTLEYLGDAITSEKFNVIGAYGITLLFVALVNLFGIALSAPVAYVIARGRSKWHLGLLLLFVSGLFIPGQVTLIPVVFILRLLGLINTIPGFILFETAATLPVTIFLFAAYLRTVPRDIDEAAALDGAGRIRAFWSCIFPIMKPVVATIVVLNSISVWNDFVSPQIILGPSSGIYTVTTGVYAAVGEFSTDYTTVFPTLLLAITPAVVFFIVMQRHIIGGLVAGATKG, encoded by the coding sequence ATGACCACGACGACGCAGACCAGCGTGAATCCGGCGGCCGAGGTGCTGCTGACCGATCCCGACGAGCTGGGCGCGAAGCGCCGGTTCCGGCTGCGCCGCCGCAGCCCGCGGCCGCCGGCCGGCACGAAGATCCGCACCTCCCTCGTCGGCGCGATCGTGAAGTGGGTGCTCCTCGGCGCCGGCGCCATCGTGATGCTCGTGCCCTTCTACATCATGGTGATCAGCGCCTTCAAGCCGCAGGAGGCGATCATCCGCGACCCGCTGATGATCTCGCCCGCGACGTTCACGCTCGAGTACCTCGGCGACGCGATCACGAGCGAGAAGTTCAACGTGATCGGCGCCTACGGCATTACCCTGCTGTTCGTCGCGCTGGTGAACCTCTTCGGCATCGCGCTGTCGGCGCCCGTGGCGTACGTCATCGCGCGTGGCCGGTCGAAGTGGCACCTCGGGCTGCTGCTGCTCTTCGTCTCGGGCCTGTTCATCCCCGGGCAGGTCACGCTCATCCCCGTGGTGTTCATCCTCCGGCTCCTCGGCCTCATCAACACCATCCCGGGGTTCATCCTCTTCGAGACGGCGGCGACGCTCCCGGTCACGATCTTCCTGTTCGCGGCGTACCTGCGCACCGTGCCCCGCGATATCGACGAGGCCGCCGCGCTCGACGGCGCCGGCCGCATCCGCGCCTTCTGGTCGTGCATCTTCCCGATCATGAAGCCCGTCGTCGCGACGATCGTGGTGCTGAACTCGATCAGCGTGTGGAACGACTTCGTCAGCCCGCAGATCATCCTCGGGCCGAGCTCGGGCATCTACACCGTCACGACCGGCGTGTACGCCGCCGTCGGCGAGTTCTCGACCGACTACACGACCGTCTTCCCGACGCTGCTGCTCGCCATCACGCCCGCCGTGGTCTTCTTCATCGTCATGCAGCGGCACATCATCGGCGGCCTCGTCGCCGGCGCGACGAAGGGATGA
- a CDS encoding amidohydrolase family protein: MLDAHVHLWDLDRVHLSWFRPDLALPRVVTAEDLARASRGAVEAAVAVQAGDTLGEAEWLAGHAATHPIIPAIVLQYEAGRPWAGIVQPVVDASTRSDAPHPRVAGIRVPTPQGAADLSDVRGLDRLADGLATSGLVLELLIRPDQLPAAAALAARHPELTVVICHLGLGRGTPDATWRRGLDAIAAHDRVLAKLSGLHADGDDAARVAGIAATAFDALGPDRLMFGSDWPMSARVAPYPEIVERTADALPELDATAADAFWHGTAARAYALPAPADVR, from the coding sequence ATGCTCGACGCCCACGTGCACCTGTGGGATCTCGACCGGGTCCACCTGTCGTGGTTCCGTCCCGATCTCGCGCTACCGCGGGTCGTCACCGCGGAGGATCTCGCGCGCGCGTCTCGCGGGGCGGTGGAGGCGGCGGTCGCGGTGCAGGCCGGCGACACCCTCGGCGAGGCCGAGTGGCTGGCCGGGCACGCGGCGACCCACCCCATCATCCCGGCGATCGTGCTGCAGTACGAGGCCGGTCGACCCTGGGCCGGCATCGTGCAGCCGGTCGTCGATGCGTCCACGCGATCGGATGCCCCGCACCCCCGCGTCGCCGGCATCCGCGTGCCGACGCCGCAGGGCGCCGCCGATCTCTCCGACGTCCGCGGCCTCGACCGCCTCGCCGACGGCCTGGCCACGAGCGGTCTGGTGCTCGAACTGCTGATCCGCCCGGATCAGCTGCCGGCCGCGGCGGCCCTCGCGGCACGGCATCCCGAGCTCACCGTCGTGATCTGCCATCTCGGCCTCGGCCGCGGCACCCCCGACGCCACCTGGCGACGCGGTCTCGACGCGATCGCGGCGCACGACCGCGTCCTCGCGAAGCTCTCCGGCCTCCACGCCGACGGCGACGATGCCGCCAGGGTCGCCGGGATCGCGGCGACCGCGTTCGACGCGCTCGGCCCCGACCGGCTCATGTTCGGCAGCGACTGGCCCATGTCGGCGCGCGTCGCCCCGTATCCCGAGATCGTCGAACGCACCGCGGACGCGCTTCCCGAGCTGGATGCCACGGCCGCCGACGCGTTCTGGCACGGCACCGCCGCACGCGCCTACGCCCTGCCGGCACCGGCCGACGTGCGCTGA
- a CDS encoding 3-methyladenine DNA glycosylase, with amino-acid sequence MPQTSPAVVLDAAEWRAREQEHAERADALTAARRARAARGERHPVEDFLFTYYSYSPSLLRRWHPGAGIELADAADEPRAAWRWYAPGGTPGSLMVDRAAMEREKAPLLRTIERMLRLTASRPGAFGCFGLHEWAMVYRQAEHRHPVPLRLGQAATDEVVETHELQCTHIDAFRFFTDDAVPRNRFAPTRETQPELEQPGCLHANMDVYKWAVKLGPLLPGELLLDAFELARDIRTLDMQASPYDMEPWAGEPVRIETPEGKAEYVRRQRAFAGRTNELRARILAAWSPA; translated from the coding sequence GTGCCTCAGACCAGCCCCGCCGTCGTCCTCGACGCGGCCGAGTGGCGCGCCCGTGAGCAGGAGCACGCCGAGCGCGCCGATGCCCTGACGGCGGCCCGCCGGGCCCGCGCGGCGCGTGGCGAGCGGCATCCCGTCGAGGACTTCCTGTTCACCTACTACTCCTACTCGCCGTCGCTGCTGCGACGCTGGCACCCGGGCGCGGGCATCGAACTCGCCGATGCGGCTGACGAGCCGCGCGCGGCGTGGCGCTGGTATGCGCCGGGCGGAACGCCGGGCTCGCTGATGGTCGACCGGGCCGCCATGGAGCGCGAGAAGGCGCCGCTGCTGCGGACGATCGAGCGGATGCTCCGCCTCACCGCGTCCCGCCCTGGCGCCTTCGGCTGCTTCGGCCTGCACGAGTGGGCGATGGTCTACCGCCAGGCCGAGCACCGTCACCCGGTGCCGCTGCGGCTGGGGCAGGCCGCGACCGACGAGGTCGTCGAGACCCACGAGCTGCAGTGCACGCACATCGACGCGTTCCGCTTCTTCACCGACGACGCGGTGCCGCGGAACCGGTTCGCTCCGACCCGCGAGACGCAGCCCGAGCTGGAGCAGCCCGGCTGCCTGCACGCGAACATGGACGTCTACAAGTGGGCGGTGAAGCTCGGCCCGCTCCTGCCGGGCGAGCTGCTGCTCGACGCGTTCGAGCTCGCCCGCGACATCCGCACGCTCGACATGCAGGCCTCGCCGTACGACATGGAACCCTGGGCCGGCGAGCCGGTGCGGATCGAGACGCCCGAGGGCAAAGCCGAGTATGTGCGCCGGCAGCGGGCGTTCGCCGGCCGGACCAACGAGCTGCGGGCCCGGATCCTCGCGGCCTGGTCGCCGGCCTGA